The Camelus dromedarius isolate mCamDro1 chromosome 8, mCamDro1.pat, whole genome shotgun sequence genome includes a window with the following:
- the LOC105084313 gene encoding cytochrome P450 2C23 isoform X2 translates to MRRFSLMTLRNFGMGKRSLEERVQEEAQFLVEELRKMEAQPFDPTFIISCAPCNVICSILFNERFHYKNKTLLFLMGLLNENFNQINSPWSQIYNLWPNFIKHLPGKHRTFSKRVKDVQYFILEKVKEHQKSLDPNSPRDYIDCFLSKMEQEKQNPKSEFHLENLTICGSNLFVAGTESTASTMRYGILLLMKHPEVQAKVHEEIDRVIGRNQRPSMMDKMKLPYTEAVVHEIQRYITFVPSNLPHTVVRDTKFRQYVIPKGTTILPLLSSVLYDCKEFPNPEKFDPNHFLDKNGGFRKTEYFMPFSIGKRSCAGEGLARMELFLFLTTILQNFVLKPLVDPKEIETKPIVTGLFSLPPPYKMCLIPR, encoded by the exons ATGCGGCGCTTCTCCCTCATGACCCTAAGGAACTTTGGGATGGGGAAAAGAAGCCTCGAGGAGAGGGTCCAGGAGGAAGCCCAGTTTCTGGTGGAGGAGCTCAGGAAAATGGAGG CTCAGCCCTTTGACCCTACCTTCATCATCTCCTGTGCTCCCTGCAATGTCATCTGCTCCATCCTCTTCAATGAGCGTTTCCACTACAAGAACAAGACGCTACTCTTCCTAATGGGTCTGTTAAATGAAAACTTTAATCAAATAAACTCTCCCTGGAGCCAG aTTTACAATCTATGGCCAAACTTCATAAAGCATCTCCCTGGAAAGCACAGAACATTTTCAAAAAGGGTTAAGGATGTTCAGTATTTTATTCTGGAAAAAGTGAAGGAGCATCAAAAGTCCCTGGATCCTAATAGCCCTCGAGACTACATTGACTGTTTCCTCAGCAAGATGGAGCAG GAGAAACAGAACCCAAAGTCTGAATTTCACTTGGAGAATTTGACAATCTGTGGATCAAATCTGTTTGTAGCAGGAACAGAGTCAACCGCAAGCACCATGAGATACGGGATCCTGCTCCTAATGAAACACCCAGAAGTTCAAG CCAAAGTTCATGAAGAAATTGATCGTGTGATTGGACGCAACCAACGCCCCTCCATGATGGACAAGATGAAGCTGCCCTATACAGAGGCCGTGGTGCATGAGATACAAAGATACATCACCTTCGTTCCTTCTAACTTACCCCATACCGTGGTCCGGGACACAAAGTTCAGACAATACGTCATCCCCAAG GGCACCACTATATTGCCATTACTGTCTTCGGTCTTGTACGATTGCAAGGAGTTTCCCAACCCAGAGAAGTTTGACCCAAACCACTTTTTGGATAAAAATGGCGGCTTCAGGAAAACAGAATACTTCATGCCTTTTTCCATTG GGAAACGGTCCTGTGCTGGAGAGGGCCTGGCCCGCATGGAGCTGTTCCTCTTTCTCACCACCATTCTGCAGAACTTTGTCCTGAAGCCCCTGGTAGACCCCAAGGAAATAGAGACCAAACCCATTGTTACTGGGCTTTTCAGCTTGCCACCACCCTATAAGATGTGCCTTATCCctagataa